A section of the Streptomyces xinghaiensis S187 genome encodes:
- a CDS encoding ATP-dependent helicase codes for MSTSLPSLSPHPRVRQQPAGPYRLVRTPPGPVAPPVLDADQRAVVEHGGGPLLVLAGPGTGKTTTLVETVAERVRRGTDPARVLVLTFSRKAAVELRDRMAARLGGRGPQATTFHSYCYALVRAHQDADLFADPLRLLSGPEQDVVVRELLAGQTELERGGRGAVRWPDDLRACLTTRGFADEVRAVLARSRELGLGPGALGAFAARTGRPDWGAAASFLAEYLDVLDAQGVLDYAELVHRAVLLAERPEVAAEIAGRYDVVLVDEYQDTDAAQVRLLHALAGRGRSLVAFGDPDQSIYAFRGADVNGILGFPHAFPRADGRPAPVRVLRTSRRSGAALLAASRLVTRRMPLPRLPADVVRAHRELVPVRDGGRAEVFTYPTAGAELDNIADMLRRAHLEDGVRWSDMAVLVRAGGRSIPGVRRALTSAGVPVEVDGDDLPLRHEPAVAPLLTALRAAATAALPGRREPAGRGTGGGVPAGAEDRAGAEDGAGARTEAGQAPVAAPEAGTRAAGAGPEPEPEPGFQPEPWAARLDTETALTLLTSPLGGMDSTDLRRLGRALREEERAAGNPLPRPSDVLLAEALAEPERLVAHDPAYARGAQRLGTLLRKARELLAGGGTAEQALWELWDGTPWPSRLERAALRGGAAGRNADRDLDAVCALFETAARAEERVGGRGALNFLEELDAQDIAADTLSGRTVRPDAVRLMTAHRSKGLEWQLVIVAGVQEGLWPDLRRRGSLLEADRIGRDGIAEPLTPGALLAEERRLFYVAATRARERLVVTAVKAPADDGDQPSRFLTELGTDPVDVTQRPRRPLSVAALVAELRATTVDPAASPALREAAAERLARLAALRDEDGRPLVPTADPTRWWGLYEPTHNRVPLRDRDQPVALSGSALDQLVNTCSLQWFLGREVRADKPSTAAQGFGNVVHVLADEVASGRTPADLDVLMERLDSVWDSLAFDAPWKSRQEKENARAALERFLSWHVLDRGARTPVAGEHGFDVTLEAGDHAVRIRGSMDRVEADAEGRAYVVDFKTGKSKPAGPEVARHPQLAVYQLAVREGALDEVFGGRTPEAGGAELVHLRLGAPKKEGGDALPAVQAQEPPVTEAGEPAEWVSGLLADAAGRVLDERFTPSTGQHCGHCAFQNSCSARPEGRHVVD; via the coding sequence GTGAGCACCTCCCTCCCGTCCCTCTCCCCGCACCCGCGGGTACGGCAGCAGCCGGCGGGTCCGTACCGGCTCGTGCGGACCCCGCCCGGGCCGGTGGCCCCTCCTGTCCTGGACGCGGACCAGCGCGCCGTGGTTGAGCACGGCGGGGGACCGCTGCTCGTGCTCGCCGGGCCCGGCACCGGCAAGACCACCACCCTCGTGGAGACCGTCGCCGAGCGGGTGCGCCGCGGCACCGACCCGGCGCGCGTCCTCGTCCTCACCTTCAGCCGCAAGGCCGCCGTCGAACTGCGCGACCGGATGGCCGCCCGGCTCGGCGGACGCGGACCACAGGCCACCACCTTCCACTCGTACTGCTACGCGCTGGTGCGGGCGCACCAGGACGCCGATCTCTTCGCCGATCCCCTGCGGCTGCTGTCCGGCCCCGAGCAGGACGTCGTCGTCCGCGAGCTCCTCGCCGGGCAGACCGAACTGGAGCGCGGGGGGCGCGGTGCGGTGCGCTGGCCGGACGACCTCCGCGCCTGCCTGACCACCCGCGGCTTCGCCGACGAGGTCCGCGCCGTCCTGGCCCGCAGCCGGGAACTCGGCCTGGGCCCCGGAGCGCTGGGCGCCTTCGCGGCCCGGACCGGACGGCCCGACTGGGGCGCCGCGGCCTCCTTCCTCGCGGAGTACCTCGACGTGCTCGACGCGCAGGGCGTGCTCGACTACGCCGAACTGGTGCACCGGGCCGTGCTGCTCGCCGAACGTCCCGAGGTCGCCGCCGAGATCGCCGGGCGCTACGACGTGGTGCTGGTCGACGAGTACCAGGACACCGACGCGGCGCAGGTCCGGCTGCTGCACGCGCTGGCGGGCCGGGGCCGCTCCCTGGTGGCCTTCGGCGACCCCGACCAGTCGATCTACGCCTTCCGCGGCGCCGACGTGAACGGCATCCTCGGCTTCCCGCACGCCTTCCCCCGGGCCGACGGCCGGCCCGCGCCGGTGCGCGTGCTGCGCACCTCCCGGCGGTCCGGTGCCGCCCTGCTCGCGGCGAGCCGCCTCGTCACCCGCCGGATGCCGCTGCCCCGGCTGCCCGCCGACGTCGTCCGCGCCCACCGGGAGCTCGTACCGGTACGGGACGGCGGCCGGGCCGAGGTCTTCACCTATCCGACGGCGGGCGCCGAGCTGGACAACATCGCCGACATGCTGCGCCGCGCACACCTGGAGGACGGCGTGCGGTGGAGCGACATGGCCGTCCTGGTGCGCGCCGGGGGGCGCTCCATCCCGGGCGTGCGCCGGGCGCTCACCTCGGCAGGCGTCCCCGTGGAGGTCGACGGCGACGATCTGCCGCTGCGCCACGAACCGGCGGTGGCACCGCTGCTGACGGCGCTGCGCGCGGCGGCGACGGCCGCGCTCCCCGGCCGGCGGGAGCCCGCGGGCCGCGGGACGGGCGGCGGCGTCCCGGCCGGGGCGGAGGACAGAGCCGGCGCGGAGGACGGAGCGGGAGCCCGGACGGAAGCCGGGCAGGCCCCTGTGGCGGCGCCGGAGGCCGGGACCCGGGCGGCCGGGGCGGGCCCGGAACCGGAGCCGGAGCCGGGGTTCCAGCCCGAGCCGTGGGCCGCCCGGCTCGACACCGAGACCGCCCTCACCCTGCTCACCTCCCCGCTGGGTGGCATGGACAGCACGGACCTCCGGCGGCTCGGCCGGGCCCTGCGCGAGGAGGAGCGTGCGGCGGGCAACCCGCTGCCGCGCCCGTCCGACGTCCTGCTCGCCGAGGCCCTCGCCGAACCGGAGCGGCTCGTCGCGCACGACCCGGCGTACGCGCGGGGCGCGCAGCGGCTCGGCACGCTGCTGCGCAAGGCGCGCGAGCTGCTGGCCGGCGGCGGCACCGCCGAACAGGCGCTCTGGGAGCTGTGGGACGGCACCCCCTGGCCGTCGCGGCTGGAGCGGGCCGCCCTGCGCGGCGGCGCGGCCGGGCGCAACGCGGACCGCGATCTGGACGCCGTCTGCGCGCTGTTCGAGACCGCCGCGCGCGCCGAGGAGCGCGTCGGCGGCCGGGGCGCCCTCAACTTCCTGGAGGAGCTCGACGCCCAGGACATCGCCGCCGACACGCTCTCCGGCCGCACCGTCCGGCCCGACGCCGTCCGGCTGATGACGGCGCACCGGTCCAAGGGCCTGGAGTGGCAGCTCGTGATCGTCGCCGGGGTGCAGGAGGGGCTCTGGCCCGATCTGCGCCGCCGCGGCTCGCTGCTGGAGGCCGACCGGATCGGCCGGGACGGCATCGCCGAACCGCTCACCCCCGGCGCCCTGCTCGCGGAGGAGCGGCGGCTGTTCTACGTCGCCGCGACACGGGCCCGCGAACGGCTCGTCGTCACCGCCGTCAAGGCGCCGGCGGACGACGGTGACCAGCCCTCCCGCTTCCTCACCGAACTCGGCACGGACCCGGTCGACGTCACCCAGCGCCCGCGGCGCCCGCTGTCCGTGGCCGCGCTCGTCGCCGAGCTGCGGGCCACCACCGTCGATCCCGCCGCCTCACCGGCGCTGCGCGAGGCGGCGGCCGAGCGGCTGGCCCGGCTGGCCGCACTGCGGGACGAGGACGGCCGGCCGCTCGTGCCCACCGCGGACCCCACCCGCTGGTGGGGCCTGTACGAGCCGACGCACAACCGGGTCCCGCTGCGCGACCGGGACCAGCCCGTCGCCCTCTCCGGCAGCGCGCTCGACCAACTGGTGAACACCTGTTCACTCCAGTGGTTCCTGGGGCGGGAGGTCAGGGCGGACAAGCCGTCGACCGCCGCGCAGGGCTTCGGCAACGTCGTCCATGTGCTCGCCGACGAGGTGGCCTCCGGCCGCACCCCCGCCGATCTGGACGTCCTCATGGAGCGGCTGGACTCCGTCTGGGACTCCCTCGCCTTCGACGCCCCCTGGAAGTCCCGCCAGGAGAAGGAGAACGCGCGTGCGGCGCTGGAGCGCTTCCTCAGCTGGCACGTCCTGGACCGCGGCGCCCGTACCCCGGTCGCGGGCGAACACGGCTTCGACGTGACGCTGGAGGCCGGCGACCACGCCGTCCGCATCCGGGGCAGCATGGACCGGGTCGAGGCGGACGCCGAGGGACGCGCCTACGTCGTCGACTTCAAGACGGGCAAGTCCAAGCCGGCCGGCCCGGAGGTGGCCCGCCATCCGCAGCTGGCCGTCTACCAGCTCGCGGTGCGCGAGGGTGCGCTGGACGAGGTCTTCGGGGGCCGCACCCCCGAGGCGGGCGGCGCCGAGCTCGTCCATCTGCGGCTGGGGGCGCCCAAGAAGGAGGGCGGTGACGCCCTGCCCGCCGTCCAGGCGCAGGAGCCGCCGGTGACGGAGGCCGGCGAACCGGCGGAGTGGGTGAGCGGGCTGCTCGCCGACGCGGCCGGCCGGGTCCTGGACGAGCGCTTCACCCCCAGCACCGGGCAGCACTGCGGGCACTGCGCCTTCCAGAACTCGTGCTCCGCCCGGCCCGAGGGCCGGCACGTCGTGGACTGA
- a CDS encoding MGMT family protein — translation MSGESTPEGPGDLPEYAERVLATAELIPPGRVMTYGDVAEWLGEAGPRQVGRVMALYGGAVPWWRVVRADGALLPGHERRALDHYRAEGTPLRQPRGGSGRTPRIDLAAARWDGGTGAAAAGDGAAPRGAGGGAERGAGAGDHIGQHPSSGP, via the coding sequence ATGAGTGGAGAGAGCACCCCGGAGGGACCGGGGGACCTGCCCGAGTACGCGGAGCGGGTGCTGGCGACGGCCGAACTGATCCCGCCCGGCCGCGTGATGACGTACGGCGACGTGGCCGAGTGGCTCGGCGAGGCCGGTCCCCGGCAGGTGGGCCGGGTCATGGCGCTCTACGGCGGCGCCGTCCCGTGGTGGCGCGTGGTGCGCGCCGACGGAGCGCTGCTGCCCGGGCACGAGAGACGGGCCCTCGACCACTACCGCGCCGAGGGCACCCCCCTGCGGCAGCCCCGGGGCGGCTCCGGCCGGACCCCGCGCATCGACCTGGCGGCCGCCCGCTGGGACGGCGGCACCGGCGCGGCGGCAGCGGGGGACGGCGCCGCACCGCGCGGTGCGGGGGGCGGCGCGGAGCGCGGTGCCGGGGCGGGGGATCACATCGGACAGCATCCGTCATCCGGCCCGTGA
- a CDS encoding lysylphosphatidylglycerol synthase transmembrane domain-containing protein: protein MIRDQEETAEQRNGRGPEGAGSSAAPPRPDIPAGHTAADGSPGDGAAGGERADSGATPAGRRAEEHTDPVSGDEPLLPARVHRPPDLVRLLLGVLGIAVVLAVAAFAHGTTEGLEKDIGKGTGQAPTLLINFAGLASSVTVLIVPVAFAIERLAKRDGLRIADGVLAAVLAHGLALLTDLWVAESAPGSIRDALTQQAPSGDVTDPVHGYLAPVIAYMTAVGMARRPRWRVVLWFVLLLDSLAVLVGGFSTPFSIVVTVLLGWTVAYGTLYAVGSPNVRPTGQTLLAGLRRVGFTPVRAMRTEDDQEAERQDRGRSYLVTLEDGPPLDVTVVDREQQAQGFFYRVWRRMALRGITQRRSLQSLRQALEQEALLAYAAIAAGANAPRLIATSELGPDAVMLVYEHTGGRSLDSLPAEEITDELLHGAWHQVRALQSRRIAHRRLVGDAILVDRSGGVVLTDLRGGEIAASDLVLRMDVAQLLTTLGLRVGAERSVSAAVAVLGPDAVADSLPLLQPIALSRATRAELRRRAKDRAQREREAAVAASRARHAAAHGPSSLLPDRKAVRAEKRAVDEAIEEAREEDLLAQIRRQVLLIRPQAPVEPARLERIRPRTLVTFIAGAFAAYFLLSQLTHVSFRDVVAEARWGWVAAALLFAALSYLGATLNLLGFVSEKVPFLRTVMAQVAGSFVKLVAPAAVGGVALNTRFLQRAGVRPGLAVASVGASQLVGLGLHILLLATFGYLTGTERTPSLSPSRTVIAGLLTAAVLTLIVTAVPVLRKFVSTRVRSLFAGVVPRMLDIMQRPQKLLTGIGGTLLMQLAFVMCLDASIRAFGGELSYASIAVVFLAGNALGSAAPTPGGVGAVEAALTLGLIAAGLPKEIATPAVLLFRLMTFWLPVLPGWFAFTQLTRKAAI from the coding sequence GTGATACGAGACCAAGAAGAGACGGCAGAGCAGCGGAACGGCCGCGGCCCCGAGGGGGCCGGCAGCTCCGCCGCGCCGCCGCGCCCGGACATCCCCGCCGGTCACACCGCCGCCGACGGCTCCCCCGGTGACGGCGCGGCCGGCGGCGAGCGCGCCGACTCCGGCGCCACCCCCGCGGGGCGGCGCGCCGAGGAGCACACCGACCCCGTCTCCGGGGACGAGCCGCTGCTGCCCGCCCGTGTACACCGCCCGCCCGACCTCGTACGGCTGCTGCTCGGCGTGCTCGGCATCGCCGTGGTCCTGGCCGTCGCCGCCTTCGCCCACGGCACGACCGAGGGCCTGGAGAAGGACATCGGCAAGGGCACCGGCCAGGCGCCCACCCTCCTGATCAACTTCGCCGGTCTGGCCTCCAGCGTCACCGTGCTGATCGTGCCGGTGGCCTTCGCCATCGAACGGCTCGCCAAGCGCGACGGGCTGCGCATCGCCGACGGTGTGCTGGCGGCCGTCCTCGCCCACGGCCTCGCGCTCCTCACCGACCTGTGGGTGGCCGAGTCGGCCCCCGGCTCCATTCGCGACGCGCTCACCCAGCAGGCGCCCAGCGGCGATGTGACCGACCCGGTGCACGGCTATCTGGCGCCCGTCATCGCCTATATGACGGCGGTCGGGATGGCCCGGCGGCCCCGCTGGCGGGTGGTGCTCTGGTTCGTCCTGCTGCTCGACTCGCTGGCGGTGCTCGTCGGCGGCTTCTCGACCCCGTTCTCGATCGTCGTCACCGTGCTGCTGGGCTGGACCGTCGCCTACGGCACGCTCTACGCCGTCGGTTCACCGAACGTACGGCCGACCGGGCAGACGCTGCTGGCCGGTCTGCGCCGCGTCGGCTTCACCCCCGTCCGCGCCATGCGCACCGAGGACGACCAGGAGGCGGAGCGGCAGGACCGCGGCCGCAGCTACCTCGTCACCCTGGAGGACGGCCCGCCCCTCGACGTCACCGTCGTCGACCGCGAACAGCAGGCGCAGGGCTTCTTCTACCGGGTCTGGCGCCGGATGGCCCTGCGCGGCATCACCCAGCGCCGCAGCCTCCAGTCGCTCCGCCAGGCACTGGAACAGGAGGCGCTGCTCGCCTACGCCGCCATCGCGGCCGGCGCCAACGCGCCCCGGCTGATCGCCACCTCGGAGCTCGGCCCGGACGCCGTGATGCTCGTCTACGAGCACACCGGCGGCCGCAGCCTGGACTCCCTGCCCGCGGAGGAGATCACCGACGAGCTGCTCCACGGCGCCTGGCACCAGGTGCGCGCACTCCAGTCACGGCGGATCGCCCACCGCAGACTCGTCGGCGACGCGATCCTGGTGGACCGCTCGGGCGGGGTGGTCCTCACCGACCTGCGCGGCGGCGAGATCGCCGCGAGCGACCTGGTGCTCCGCATGGACGTGGCCCAGCTGCTGACGACACTCGGGCTGCGGGTGGGCGCCGAGCGGTCGGTGAGCGCCGCGGTCGCCGTCCTCGGCCCGGACGCCGTCGCCGACAGCCTGCCGCTGCTCCAGCCGATCGCCCTCAGCCGCGCCACCCGCGCCGAACTCCGCAGACGCGCCAAGGACCGGGCGCAGCGGGAGCGGGAGGCGGCGGTGGCGGCGTCCCGGGCCCGGCACGCCGCCGCCCACGGCCCGTCCTCACTGCTGCCGGACCGCAAGGCCGTACGCGCCGAGAAGCGGGCCGTGGACGAGGCGATCGAGGAGGCCCGCGAGGAGGACCTGCTGGCGCAGATCCGGCGGCAGGTCCTGCTGATCCGCCCGCAGGCCCCGGTGGAGCCGGCCCGGCTGGAACGGATCCGGCCGCGCACCCTCGTCACCTTCATCGCGGGCGCCTTCGCCGCGTACTTCCTGCTCTCCCAGCTCACCCATGTGAGCTTCCGGGACGTCGTCGCCGAGGCCCGCTGGGGCTGGGTGGCGGCGGCCCTGCTCTTCGCGGCGCTCAGCTACCTCGGCGCCACCCTGAACCTCCTCGGCTTCGTCTCGGAGAAGGTGCCCTTCCTCCGGACGGTGATGGCCCAGGTCGCCGGCTCCTTCGTGAAGCTGGTCGCCCCGGCCGCCGTCGGCGGGGTCGCGCTCAACACCCGCTTCCTGCAGCGGGCGGGGGTGCGCCCGGGGCTCGCGGTGGCGAGCGTCGGCGCCTCGCAGCTCGTCGGCCTCGGCCTGCACATCCTGCTGCTGGCCACCTTCGGCTATCTCACCGGCACGGAGCGCACTCCGTCGCTCTCGCCCTCCCGCACGGTGATCGCCGGACTGCTGACGGCGGCGGTGCTGACGCTGATCGTCACGGCGGTGCCCGTGCTGCGGAAGTTCGTCTCCACCCGGGTCCGGTCGCTCTTCGCCGGGGTGGTGCCGCGGATGCTCGACATCATGCAGCGTCCGCAGAAGCTGCTGACCGGGATCGGCGGCACGCTGCTGATGCAGCTCGCGTTCGTCATGTGCCTGGACGCCTCGATCCGGG